The genome window GTGCCGTCGAGCCGCACCGAGCCGGTGGTCTCCGCCCGCTCGGGCAGGAGGCCGAGCACGGTGCGCGAGGTGAGGGATTTGCCGGAGCCCGACTCCCCCACCAGCCCGACGGTTTCCCCGTGGGCGACCGCGAGGTCGATACCGTCGAGCAGCCGCCGGCCCGTCGCGCCCTTCGCGGCGGGTGGCAGGTCGAGGGTCAGCCCGGAGATCTCGAGCAGGGTCATGGGAGGTTCCTTCCACCGATCCGGTCCGAGAGCTCCTCGCCGATCACGTTCACGGCGACGACCACGATCACCACGGCCACGGCGGGCACGATCGCGGGCAGGAAGTACCCGCCGGCGACCCCGGCCTGGGCCTCGTTGATCATCGCGCCCCAGTCGGCCGTGGGCGCCTGCACGCCGAGGCCGAGGAACGAGAGGCCCGCGAGCTCGGCGAGCACGTAGCCGAAGTTCAGCGTGGACTGCGCGCCGACGGTCGGCGCGACGTTGGGCAGCACCCGTCGGACGGCGATCCACGATCCGGCGAACCCCTGCACCCGGTACGCCGAGACGTACGGCCGGGTCCGCTCGGTCGCGACCAGCTGGCGGGTCAGCCGCGCCACGAACGGCGAGTACGCGATGCTCATCGCGATCACCGGCGCCACGAGTCCTTTGCCGAACAGCGCGACCGCCATGATCGCGATCAGCAGCGACGGGAACGCGAACAGCACGTCGAAGACGCGGGCGAGCGTGGCGTCGAGCCAGCCTCCCCGCCAGCCGGCGACGAGCCCGAGGACGATGCCGAGCAGCGTGGAGGCGATGACGACCAGCAGCGGGCCGAGCAGCGCCGTGCGAGCGCCGAAGATCATCCGGCTGAGGGTGTCCCGGCCGAGGGCGTCGGCGCCGAGCCAGTGCGCGGGGCTCGGGTTCGCGTAGACGGCGGAGAAGTCGACGTGGTCGGGATCGTAGGGCGCGATGAACGGGGCGAAGACCGCCGCGAGCGCGATCACCGCGAGCACGACGAGCGACACCGTGAAGCCGAGCCGCGCCGGCTTCCGCACGGTCGAGCGCATCACCTTCAGCGCGAGGGTCGGGGTGGGCGCGCTCATCGTCCGGCCTCCCCGGCCGCCGCGCGCGGGTCGATGACCGGCTCCAGGAGGTCCACGATCGCGTTCACCACGATGAACGCGGTGACCACGAACAGCACGATCGCCTGGACGACCGGGAAGTCGAGCCGGTCGACCGACTGCACCAGCAGCGATCCCATGCCCGAGATGCCGAACGCCGACTCCACGATGGAGGTCGCCACCAGCAGCCCGGCGACCAGCATGCCGCTGACCGTCAGGATCGGCCCGACCGCATTGCGGAAGACGTGGCGGCGGACGACCGTGGCGCGCTTCAGGCCGCGACTGGTCGCGACCTCCACGTGCTCGCGGCCGAGCTGCTCGACCATCGACATGCGCGTCACCTTTCCGATCAGAACCACGAAGACGATCGCCAGCGCGATCGACGGGAGCACCAGGTGGTAGGCCATGTCCAGGAAGCCGGTCCCCGAGCCGAACGCGGGGAACCAGCCGAGCTGCACGGCGAAGACCGCGATCAGCACGATGGACCCGACGAACGACGGGATGGCCCCCAGCACGGTCAGCAGGGTCAGGGTCGCCCGGTCGGCGATCCTGCCGCGGTTGAGCGCGGCGACCGTGCCGGCGACGAGGCCGACGACGGTGATCATCAGCCCCGCCATCACCACGAGCCCGAGGGTCACCGGCAGCCGGTCGCCAATGACCGTGGCGACCGACTGCCGGTACTGCAGCGAGCGGCCGAAGTCGCCGTGCAGCATCCCGCCGAGCCAGTTGAGGTACTGCTGCCAGGGCGGCAGGTTCAGGCCGAACTCGGCGGTGACCTGGGCCACCGCCTCCGGGGACGGCTTGCGCCCCCGGAGGAGGAAGCTCAACGGGTTCCCCGGCACCAGGAACCGGGAGAAGAAGACCAGGAGCGAGGCGAGGAACAGCGTCAGCAGGAGCGAGCCGAGCTTGCCCGCGACCCGCCGCGCGGCCGCCCTACCGTGCGCCAAGCGTGGCCGCCCACGGGTAGTAGAGGAACGCCACGGACGGCGCCACCCCGGTGATCTTCTTGCCGACGAACACCGTCATCGGGCCCTGGAAGAGCGGCAGCCACGGGAGCTGCTGGTTCGCGATCTTCTGGAGCTCGACCGACTTCTCGGCGCGCGCCTTCGGGTCGGCGATGGCGACCGCCTGGTCGACGAGCGCGTCGAACTGCGGGTCGGACCAGTTGCCGTAGTTGCTGAACTGGCCGGTGCGCAGCACGCCGTACATCTCCAGCGGGTCCGGGGTGGAGAGGTACCAGGAGGTGTAGAACAGGTCGACGCCCTGGCGCGCCGTCGGGTCGGAGAACAGCGTCGTGTACGAGTCGGGCGTCATCGTCTGGATCTTCGCCTTCAGCCCGATCGACTCCGCGGCCGCGGCCGTGGCCTGAGCGACGACACTGAAGTCGGCGCCCATCGGAGCGGTGCGGATGGTGATCGTCTTGCCGGTGGCCCCGGCCTTCTCGACCAGCTTCTTCGCCGCCGCGACGTCGTACGTGTAGGAGTCGAGACCGGAGAACGCGGCCTTCCTGGTCGCATCGGAGGCCTCGCCCCACACCGACTCGGTGGTCAGCGCGCTGGTCACCGAGCCGTAGCCCTTCACCGCGGCGTCCACGATCCCCTGCCGGTCCATCGCCATCAGCAGCGCCTTGCGGACGTTCAGGTCGCCGAGCGCGCCCTTCAGGTTGCCGACGATCAGGCTGCCGACCGCGGTGTTGAGGCCGAAGTAGAGCTTCCCCGCGCTGGTCGAGTTCAGCTTCTGGATGGCCTCGGTCGGCACCATCCAGCCGCCGTCGACCTGGCCGGAGGTCAGCGCGTTCACGCGCGCATTCGGGTCGGTCATGAAGAGGATGGTGACCTTGCCGGCCTTGGCCTTCAGCTTCGTATCCCAGTACTTGTCGTAGCGGGTCAGGGTCACCGACTCGCCCGACTTCCACGAGGTGAGCTCGAACGGCCCTGTGCAGTTGACCAGCCCGGTCGAGTTGCCGTAGTTCTTGCCCTTCGCGGCGAGCGTCGCGGCGGACTCCACGACGCCGGCGGCGCCGCTGATGCCGAGGTTGAACTGCGAGTCCGGCTTGGTCAGGGTGACCGTGACCTCCATCGGGCCGGTCTGGTCGATCGACGCGACATTCTGGTACACGGAGAACCACGACGATCCCACCGCGGGGTCGAGGTGGCGGCGCATCGACGCGACCGCGTCTGCGGCGGTCATCGGGGTGCCGTCGTGGAAGGTGACGCCCGGCCGCATCTCGTACACCCAGGTCGTCGGTGTCGGGTTGCTGTACGACTCGGCGAGCCCTGCGGAGATCGTGTAGTCCGGGTTCAGGCGCAGCATCGACTCGCAGACGTTGGAGAGCACCTGGTTGTCGGAGTAGTCGAACGCGTAAGCGTAGTCGAGCGAGTACGGCTCCGCGTACGAGACCCAGGTGAACGAGTCGATGTCGCCCGAGGGGGCCGGGGTCTGCGCGGTGAGCCGGTAGGCCGGGTGGGCGCCGGACGATGAGGCGCCGGAGCCGGCGGGCGAGCACGCGGCGAGCGCGAGCCCGGTGGCGAGGACGGCCGCCGTCGCGAGGACGAGACGGTGTCGGGTGCGGTGTCGAGGCATTGCGTGATCCTCCTGTGCAGGTGGGGGTGGGGGTCGGGTCAGACGGAGGCGGTGGCGGCGGCGGCGATCGCGGTGTCCGGCTGATCGCGGACGTAGACGGGCACGCCGCCGACCCAGGTGGAGACGACCGTGCTCTCGTGGATGCGGTCGGCCGGCACCGCGAACGGGTTCGGCTCGATCACGACCAGGTCGGCGCGGTAGCCGGGGGCGATGGTGCCGGTGTCGTGGTCGCGGTGGTTCACGTACGCTGAGCCCGAGGTGTAGGCGGCGAACGCGGTGGCGAGGTCGAGCCGTTGCCGCTCTCCCCCGAGCGGGGCGTCGGCCGATCCCGGGGAGACCCGGTTGACGGCGATGTGGATGGCCGCGATCGGGTCCGCGCTCGACACCGGCCAGTCGCTGCCGGCGGCCAGCCGGGCGCCGGCCCGGTCGAGGTCGCCGAACGGGTACTGCCGGGCTTCCAGGCCGTCCTGGAGGAACGGCAGCGTCAGCTCGTCGAGCTGGGTCTCGTGGCAGGCCCAGAGCGCCTGCAGGTTGGCGACGGCGCCCAGCTGCGGGAAGCGGGTCGCGTCCTCCTCCGACACCACCTGGAGGTGGGCGAGGTGGTGCCGGCCGTCGCTCTCGCCGTTGGCGTCGCGGGCGGCCTCGACCGCGTCCAGGGCCTCCTGCACCGCGCGGTCGCCGAGCGCGTGGAAGTGCACCTGGAAGCCGAGCCGGTCGAGCTCCGTGACGTACTCGGCCAGCCGCTCCGGGTCGATGAACGACAGCCCGGAGTTGGCGGTCTCATGGCCGTGCGCGTCCAGGTAGGGCGACTTCATCGCCGCCGTGAAGTTCTCGGCGACGCCGTCGACCATGATCTTGACCGTGCCGAGCGAGAAGCGGTCGTCGTCCAGAGCCTCGAACTCGTCGCGGCGCCGCACGATCGCGTCGATCTGCTCCGCGCCGGTGTCGCGCAGCCACCACTGCGCGCCGCGGACGTGCGCGATGAGGGTGTCCTCCTCCAGTGCGCGGCGGTAGGCGGGGAGGTTGGCGGGCATCGAGGCGACGACGCCGATCATGGCGTCCTGCCAGCCGGTGACGCCGAGCTTCAGCAGCTCGCTCTGGGCGCGCAGCAGTCCGGCGTAGGCGAGGTCGGCGTCGATGTCCGGCTTGACCGCGTCGAACAGGTCGCCCGCGCCCTCGTGGAACGTGCCTGCCGGGTAGCCGTCGGCCTCCCGCTCGATGCGGCCGTCCACCGGGTCGGGCGTGCTCGCGTCGAGCCCGGCGAGCCGGATCGCGGCGGTGCTGGCCCACAGGCTGTGGTGGTCGCGGCTGGCGACGAGCACCGGCCGGTCGCCCACGACCGCGTCGAGGAGGCCGCGCGCGGGGGCGCCGCCCGGGAAGTGGTCCATCGACCAGCCGCCGCCGAGGATCCAGGCGCTCGCGTCATCCGTCGCGGGATGCTCGGCCGCGTACTCGGCCACCCGGCGCAGGGCGTCGGCCGCGTCGGCCGAGTCGGCCAGCGAGCACTGCAAGAGCTCGACGCCGCCGCCGACGGGGTGGATGTGCGCGTCCTGGAAGCCCGGGCTGAGCAGCGCGCCCCCCAGGTCGACCACCTCGGTCGCCGGGCCGCGGTGGGTCCCGACGGACTCCTGGGTCACGATCCCGAGGATCCGCCCGTCGCGGATCAGCACGGCGTGGCCGGTCAGCGGCTGCCCCGTCCCGGTGAAGATCTGACCTCCGGTCAGGATCAGGTCTACCACGTTCGCTGTTGCGTCGGCCATCGCGCCGGTTCCCTTCGTCATCGAGTGGATCGAGCCGATGCTAGAAGACGTTCAACGCCAATGTCAACACTGCTGACATTGCTGTTGGCATGGGCTAGGGTGGACGCGTGACTGAAGCGTTGACGCACGACCACTCCAAGCGCCTCGATCGTGCGACGATCGTGAAGGCCGGACTGGAGATCGCCGCGAGCCCGCGCAACACCTCGATCTCCATCCGCGCGCTCGGAACGGCGCTGGGCGTCGACCCGACCGCCGTCTATCGGCACTTCCGTGGCAAGGACGACCTGATGAAGGCCCTGCTGGACGAGGTGCAGGCGGTGGCGCTCGCACAGCTGGCGGACGCCCCCGGCGCGTGGGACGACCGCCTCCGCGCCCTGTCGCGCGCGACCCTGAACACCTTCGTGCAGTACCCGGCGATCGCCCTGGAGGCGACCGTCCTCACCACGAACGGCCCGGCGGAGCTGGCGACGATCGAGTACATCCTGGCGGCGTTCGCGGAGGCGGGCCTCAGCGGCTCGGACCTGGTCCGCCACTATGCCCTGTTCGCGTCCTACGTCCTGTCGGAGGCGGCCGGAATCGCCCGCGGGCGCACCACTCCGTCGGCGGCGAGCGACGACACCCGCGTGACCAACGCCTGGTTCGAGGGCCCGCTCCTGGTCGACCCGCTCACCCACTCCCACATCGCCTCGGTCGCGGCGGAGCTCCGCGACCTGCGCGACGAGGACATCTTCCGCATGGGCGTCGACGCCATCCTCGACTCAGCGGAGCGGGCGGCAAGCTGACGCCACTTCCGCAGGAGATTCCGGGCGCCGCGCCCCGCGGCCTCCTTCCGAACGCCCTTCGGAAGGAGAACCAGCCGTGTCTTCCTGTCTCCGCGCGGCACGGCGGTCACACCGCCCGCGCCCGCCTCCCCCGCGCGGCCGCCTTCCACCCGAAGTCGATCACCACGGCGAGCACCAGGATCGCCAGCAGCGCGAACGCCGTCTTCGGCTCGTTCACCAGCGTCGTGGTGCTGAAGATCACGAACGTCCCGAGCGTCGCCAGCAGCCCGATCCACAGGATGACGATGTTGCCGCCGGTCTGGCGGCGGATGCGCAGGTGGCCGATGCTGACCGCCGAGAAGACCAGCAGGGCGACCGCGCTGCCGATCGAGGCGATCGCGTTGAGGTTGAAGAAGGAGACCAGCAGGATCGCCAGCACAGCCATCACGACCAGGCCGGCCGGGAACGGCCCCCACTTGCGGCCGAAGAACGGCGGGAACTGGCCGACGCTCGCGAGGTGCTGGGTCATCCCGATCGACGGGTACAGCCCCGCGTTCACCGCTCCGGTGGTCGAGAACAGCGCCGTCACCACCATCAGCACGTAGCCCGCCTGGCCGAGCACCGGCTTGGCCGCCTCGGCGAGCGCCGTCGACCCGTACTTCACCACCTCGTCCGCTGTCAGCGTCCCGAAGACGCCGAGCGACACGGCGACGTACACCGTGGTGGCGATCAGCAGCGCGAAGTAGATGGCCCGCGGGAGCTGCCGGGCCGGGTTCGGGAGGTCCTTCGCCGTGAAGGTGATGACGCCGAAGCCGAGGAACGCGAAGAAGGTCAGCGCCACGCTCGAGATGATGTGCGTCCAGCCCGGGTAACCGGAGGGTGCGAGGAGCGCCGGGTTCCAGGTGGCGATCGTCACGACCGCGAACAGCACGAGGATGACGAGCACGACGCTCACGATCACCGACTGCACGCGCGCGACCGCCGCCGAGCCGATGGTGTTGAGCCCGCTCATCACCAGGATGAGCAGCACGCCGAGGACCTTCGCCCAGGTGGGGTCGTCGTGCGCGACGACGGAGCTTGCATAGCTGCCGAACGACGACGCGATCATCGCGACCACGATCGATCCCGCCGTGAAGAACAGCCAAGCACCGATCCCGGCGACGTGGCCCTCCCCGTAGCCCTTCGAGAGGAAGGTGAGGATGCCGCCGCCGGACGGGTACTTCGCGCCGAGCTTCGCGAACGAGTAGCCCTGCAGCAGGGCGATGATCCCCGCGATCAGGAACGAGAGCCAGACGGCGGCGCCGGCGACCGCCCCCGCGGCGCCGAGGAGCGCGAAGATCCCCGCGCCCACCATCGACCCGACGCCGATGTAGGTCGCCTGCAGCACCGTCATGCGCTTGGTGCCGGGTGTTGCGGTCATGCCGGTCCCTCCCCTCCCGCTGGATCCCGCTCCCGCCGGCTCCCGTTCCCGATCGGCCCCGGCGCCGGCGCCCCGTGACGCGCCGGCGCGCGGCGCCCCTGCAGCGGGTGCCGCTGCGCATCGGGGTTGAACCGCTGCGGCACCCGGAGCCGGTGGACGGGCGACGAGTCGCCCGGGTGGTCAGGCGAGTGCGCGCGCCTTCAGGTGGGCGAACTCCTCCGGGGAGATCGCCCCCGCGTCCAGGAGCGCCTGGGCCTTGGCGATCTCGTCGGCCGGGCTGGCGGTCGAGGTGACCTCGCGGATGTGGGCGTCCACCGCGGCCTGCGTGTCGACGGCCTCCTTCATGTTGCGCTCCGCCATCCCGCGTCCGCGTGCGATCAGATAGATCAGCGCGGTGAGGAACGGCACGAAGATCAGGAAGATGATCCACACGGCCTTCCACCACCCGTTGAGCGTGTGATCACGGAACAGGTCGCCGATGATCGCGAACAGCGCGAACAGGTAGGCGACGAACGCGAAGCACCAGAAGAACAGCCAGACGTAACTCCAGAAGTTGCTCATTTCGCATCCTCCCCTCCAGTGCCGGCCCTCTTACCGGCGACGGGAATCTAACTCCGCGCGGATGCCTCTGGCTACACCTGTTTTCGCGCGTTTCGAAAACTTCGGAATCGGAGACAATTCGAAGGGTTTGCCCCCTGCCCAACTCGGAACCGGTGATGCATCCTGTGGCCGAGCACAGACCACGCGGGGAGGTCGATCATGGAAATCGCCTTGGTCATCATCCAGGGCTGCGTCGTCATCGGCGCGATCGTGCTGGGGGTCAGGACCGGTGGGATCGGTCTCGGCCTCTGGGGGGTCGTCGGGACCGCGGTCCTCGTCTTCGTCTTCCGGCTGCCGCCCGGTTCGCCGCCGATCGACGCCTTCTTCATCATCATCGCCGTCATCACGGCGTCCAGCGCGATGCAGGCCGCGGGCGGCATCGACTACCTGGTGTCCATCGCGTCGAAGATCATCCAGCGCAACCCGAGACGCCTCACCTATGTGGCGCCGCTGGTCGCGTTCGTCTTCACCGTGCCGTCCGGCACCTCGAACATCTTCTTCGCGCTGATCCCGGTCATCTACGAGACGGCGTACCGCAACGGCCAGCGGCCGGAGCGGGCGCTCGCGGCCTCCACTGTCACTTCGGGCCTCGGGATCACGGCGAGCCCGGTGTCCGCGGCGATGGCCGCCTACCTGGTGCTGATGGAGTCAAAGGGCTTCGGCCTCCCCCAGGTGCTGGCCATCACCATCCCCTCGGCGATCGTCGCCTGCATCGTGACCTCGTTCGTGCAGCAGCGGGTCGGCAAGGAGCTGCTCAGCGACCCGGTGTTCCTCAAGCGGGTGGAGGACGGGACGGTCGAGGTCCCCGCCGCGCTGGAGCGCCGCTACGAGCAGCAGGTCGGCCGCGCGGCGCCCGCGACGGCGACCGCCGGCGACGCCGGCGACGCCGGCGCCGGCGAGCAGGGCGCGGCGCCCACCGCCGTCGCCACCAAGCCGCCGCGCGGCGCCGGCCGGCTCTCCAAGGAGGAGGCGTCCGCCATCGAGCACCCGGTCCCGCCGGGAGGAGCAACCGCCGCGTACATCTTCGTCGTGGGCACCCTCCTCGTGGTGCTGCTCGGCCTGTTCCCGTCGCTGCGCCCGGCGTTCCCGGACGCGGAGGGCAAGCCGCAGCCGATCCCGATGGCGACCGTGATCGAGATGGTGATGTTCACCGTCGCGCTGGTCATCATCCTGGTGCGGCGGGTCAAGCCGTCGCTGGTGGTCGAGCAGCCGCTGCTGCGCGCCGGCTACGTGGCGGCGGTCGCGCTGTTCGGGATCGCCTGGATGGCCGACACCTTCATCTCCGCCAACGAGGAGACCATCATCAAGCCGCTGGGTGAGCTCATCAAGGCGAACCCGCTGCTGCTGGCCGTCGCCCTGTTCATCGTCTGCGGCCTGACCACCAGTCAGTCGGCCACCACCAACACCCTCATCCCGATCGCACTGAGCGCGGGCCTCGCGCCCGGGGTCATCACCGCGATGTGGCCGTCTCTGATCGGCGTCTGGCTGTTCCCGGCCAACGGTTCGCAGATCGCGTCCGTCGAGACCGACAGGACCGGGTCCACGAAACTCACGCAGGTGCCGATCTGGCACTCCTTCACCATACCGATGCTGGTCTCGTGGGTCGCCGTGGTGGCGTCCGGCCTGCTCATCCAGCTCGTCGTCCACTGACCGGCGTCCGCCGTACCGCGTCGCATCCGGAGGAACTCCATCATGACCGACACCGCAACCGAGGTGGCCGGCGCCGCGAAGGCGCTGATGCCCGACGTGCTCGAACGGCTCGACGCCCTCGTGCGCATCCCGTCCGTCGCCTTCCCCGGCTTCGACCCGGAGCCCGTGCACCGCATGGGCCAGGCCGTGGTCGACCTGTTCGCGTCGGCCGGCGCGGAGGGGGTCCGCCTGCTGGACGTGCCGGGCGGCTACCCCTGCGTCTACGCGGACCTCCCCGGGCCGGAGGGCGCCCCGACCGTCCTGCTGTACGCGCACTACGACGTGCAGCCCGCGCCGGAGAGCCAGGGCTGGTCGACCCCGCCGTGGGAGCCCACGCGCAAGGAGAACGGCCGGATCTACGGCCGCGGCGCCGCCGACGACAAGTCCGGCCTCGTCGCCAACTACGCGACGCTGAAGCTGCTGGGCGCCGACCGCCCGTGCCGGGTCATCCTGCTGTCGGAGGGCGAGGAGGAGACCATCTCGCACCTGGAGGCGTTCGTGGAGGCCAACCCCGACCTGTTCGCCTGCGACGCAGCGGTCATCGCCGACATCGGCGGCCAGGAGGTCGGCCGGCCCGGCCTCACGGTGGCGCTGCGCGGCGACGTCGCCTGCACCGTCACCGTGCGCACGCTCGCCAACCCGGTGCACTCCGGCGAGTTCGGCGGGGCGGCGCCGGACGCGATGACGGCCATGATCCGC of Leifsonia shinshuensis contains these proteins:
- a CDS encoding ABC transporter permease; protein product: MSAPTPTLALKVMRSTVRKPARLGFTVSLVVLAVIALAAVFAPFIAPYDPDHVDFSAVYANPSPAHWLGADALGRDTLSRMIFGARTALLGPLLVVIASTLLGIVLGLVAGWRGGWLDATLARVFDVLFAFPSLLIAIMAVALFGKGLVAPVIAMSIAYSPFVARLTRQLVATERTRPYVSAYRVQGFAGSWIAVRRVLPNVAPTVGAQSTLNFGYVLAELAGLSFLGLGVQAPTADWGAMINEAQAGVAGGYFLPAIVPAVAVVIVVVAVNVIGEELSDRIGGRNLP
- a CDS encoding ABC transporter permease, coding for MAHGRAAARRVAGKLGSLLLTLFLASLLVFFSRFLVPGNPLSFLLRGRKPSPEAVAQVTAEFGLNLPPWQQYLNWLGGMLHGDFGRSLQYRQSVATVIGDRLPVTLGLVVMAGLMITVVGLVAGTVAALNRGRIADRATLTLLTVLGAIPSFVGSIVLIAVFAVQLGWFPAFGSGTGFLDMAYHLVLPSIALAIVFVVLIGKVTRMSMVEQLGREHVEVATSRGLKRATVVRRHVFRNAVGPILTVSGMLVAGLLVATSIVESAFGISGMGSLLVQSVDRLDFPVVQAIVLFVVTAFIVVNAIVDLLEPVIDPRAAAGEAGR
- a CDS encoding ABC transporter substrate-binding protein; the encoded protein is MPRHRTRHRLVLATAAVLATGLALAACSPAGSGASSSGAHPAYRLTAQTPAPSGDIDSFTWVSYAEPYSLDYAYAFDYSDNQVLSNVCESMLRLNPDYTISAGLAESYSNPTPTTWVYEMRPGVTFHDGTPMTAADAVASMRRHLDPAVGSSWFSVYQNVASIDQTGPMEVTVTLTKPDSQFNLGISGAAGVVESAATLAAKGKNYGNSTGLVNCTGPFELTSWKSGESVTLTRYDKYWDTKLKAKAGKVTILFMTDPNARVNALTSGQVDGGWMVPTEAIQKLNSTSAGKLYFGLNTAVGSLIVGNLKGALGDLNVRKALLMAMDRQGIVDAAVKGYGSVTSALTTESVWGEASDATRKAAFSGLDSYTYDVAAAKKLVEKAGATGKTITIRTAPMGADFSVVAQATAAAAESIGLKAKIQTMTPDSYTTLFSDPTARQGVDLFYTSWYLSTPDPLEMYGVLRTGQFSNYGNWSDPQFDALVDQAVAIADPKARAEKSVELQKIANQQLPWLPLFQGPMTVFVGKKITGVAPSVAFLYYPWAATLGAR
- a CDS encoding amidohydrolase, which translates into the protein MTKGTGAMADATANVVDLILTGGQIFTGTGQPLTGHAVLIRDGRILGIVTQESVGTHRGPATEVVDLGGALLSPGFQDAHIHPVGGGVELLQCSLADSADAADALRRVAEYAAEHPATDDASAWILGGGWSMDHFPGGAPARGLLDAVVGDRPVLVASRDHHSLWASTAAIRLAGLDASTPDPVDGRIEREADGYPAGTFHEGAGDLFDAVKPDIDADLAYAGLLRAQSELLKLGVTGWQDAMIGVVASMPANLPAYRRALEEDTLIAHVRGAQWWLRDTGAEQIDAIVRRRDEFEALDDDRFSLGTVKIMVDGVAENFTAAMKSPYLDAHGHETANSGLSFIDPERLAEYVTELDRLGFQVHFHALGDRAVQEALDAVEAARDANGESDGRHHLAHLQVVSEEDATRFPQLGAVANLQALWACHETQLDELTLPFLQDGLEARQYPFGDLDRAGARLAAGSDWPVSSADPIAAIHIAVNRVSPGSADAPLGGERQRLDLATAFAAYTSGSAYVNHRDHDTGTIAPGYRADLVVIEPNPFAVPADRIHESTVVSTWVGGVPVYVRDQPDTAIAAAATASV
- a CDS encoding TetR/AcrR family transcriptional regulator C-terminal domain-containing protein, translating into MTEALTHDHSKRLDRATIVKAGLEIAASPRNTSISIRALGTALGVDPTAVYRHFRGKDDLMKALLDEVQAVALAQLADAPGAWDDRLRALSRATLNTFVQYPAIALEATVLTTNGPAELATIEYILAAFAEAGLSGSDLVRHYALFASYVLSEAAGIARGRTTPSAASDDTRVTNAWFEGPLLVDPLTHSHIASVAAELRDLRDEDIFRMGVDAILDSAERAAS
- a CDS encoding APC family permease; this encodes MTATPGTKRMTVLQATYIGVGSMVGAGIFALLGAAGAVAGAAVWLSFLIAGIIALLQGYSFAKLGAKYPSGGGILTFLSKGYGEGHVAGIGAWLFFTAGSIVVAMIASSFGSYASSVVAHDDPTWAKVLGVLLILVMSGLNTIGSAAVARVQSVIVSVVLVILVLFAVVTIATWNPALLAPSGYPGWTHIISSVALTFFAFLGFGVITFTAKDLPNPARQLPRAIYFALLIATTVYVAVSLGVFGTLTADEVVKYGSTALAEAAKPVLGQAGYVLMVVTALFSTTGAVNAGLYPSIGMTQHLASVGQFPPFFGRKWGPFPAGLVVMAVLAILLVSFFNLNAIASIGSAVALLVFSAVSIGHLRIRRQTGGNIVILWIGLLATLGTFVIFSTTTLVNEPKTAFALLAILVLAVVIDFGWKAAARGRRARAV
- a CDS encoding SHOCT domain-containing protein, with the protein product MSNFWSYVWLFFWCFAFVAYLFALFAIIGDLFRDHTLNGWWKAVWIIFLIFVPFLTALIYLIARGRGMAERNMKEAVDTQAAVDAHIREVTSTASPADEIAKAQALLDAGAISPEEFAHLKARALA
- a CDS encoding anaerobic C4-dicarboxylate transporter family protein → MEIALVIIQGCVVIGAIVLGVRTGGIGLGLWGVVGTAVLVFVFRLPPGSPPIDAFFIIIAVITASSAMQAAGGIDYLVSIASKIIQRNPRRLTYVAPLVAFVFTVPSGTSNIFFALIPVIYETAYRNGQRPERALAASTVTSGLGITASPVSAAMAAYLVLMESKGFGLPQVLAITIPSAIVACIVTSFVQQRVGKELLSDPVFLKRVEDGTVEVPAALERRYEQQVGRAAPATATAGDAGDAGAGEQGAAPTAVATKPPRGAGRLSKEEASAIEHPVPPGGATAAYIFVVGTLLVVLLGLFPSLRPAFPDAEGKPQPIPMATVIEMVMFTVALVIILVRRVKPSLVVEQPLLRAGYVAAVALFGIAWMADTFISANEETIIKPLGELIKANPLLLAVALFIVCGLTTSQSATTNTLIPIALSAGLAPGVITAMWPSLIGVWLFPANGSQIASVETDRTGSTKLTQVPIWHSFTIPMLVSWVAVVASGLLIQLVVH
- a CDS encoding M20/M25/M40 family metallo-hydrolase, which gives rise to MTDTATEVAGAAKALMPDVLERLDALVRIPSVAFPGFDPEPVHRMGQAVVDLFASAGAEGVRLLDVPGGYPCVYADLPGPEGAPTVLLYAHYDVQPAPESQGWSTPPWEPTRKENGRIYGRGAADDKSGLVANYATLKLLGADRPCRVILLSEGEEETISHLEAFVEANPDLFACDAAVIADIGGQEVGRPGLTVALRGDVACTVTVRTLANPVHSGEFGGAAPDAMTAMIRILDTLHDENGDTVIPGVDSGHWDGAAMDEPVYREGSAILPGVDFLGTGSLADRIWMKPSVTVLGMDLPNTAEASNVLLPSVTAKLSMRIIPGSDGDAQLEALMAHLRSQRPWNCVVEVEKVKVGHAFRVDESHPAIPAAMDAMREAYGREVESIGSGASIPLVASLKKVAPDAAILLWGAEDTKQSRIHASDESVDPDEIERMIVTQTLFIREFAAAM